One Agrococcus jenensis genomic region harbors:
- a CDS encoding zinc ribbon domain-containing protein, producing MALKATNGDQRRLLALQDVDTRIVRLQAKAKALPQTKRIDELDALLARLDRAVLDRLGAHDDATAEVARIESDVQLVEARLKRDQERLQVVKDAKTATATEHEIATLERRRSTLEDLELEAMQAQEDAAAALAAARAEAGEARAERDRLAAERAEVAAGLERELAEARAERADRTVAVPADLLALYDRQRERYGIGATLLQHRTSAASGVELNASELHQIRQTPDDEVILDPNSSAILVRTEESGL from the coding sequence ATGGCACTGAAGGCGACGAACGGCGATCAGCGGCGGCTGTTGGCGCTGCAGGACGTGGACACCCGCATCGTGCGGCTGCAGGCGAAGGCGAAGGCGCTGCCGCAGACGAAGCGGATCGACGAGCTCGACGCGCTGCTCGCGCGACTCGACCGCGCCGTGCTCGACCGGCTGGGTGCGCACGACGACGCGACCGCGGAGGTCGCGCGCATCGAGAGCGACGTGCAGCTCGTCGAGGCGCGGCTGAAGCGCGACCAGGAGCGGCTGCAGGTCGTGAAGGATGCGAAGACCGCGACCGCGACGGAGCACGAGATCGCGACGCTCGAGCGGCGACGCTCGACGCTCGAGGACCTCGAGCTCGAAGCGATGCAGGCGCAGGAGGACGCGGCGGCCGCGCTCGCCGCTGCCCGCGCCGAGGCCGGCGAGGCGCGCGCGGAGCGCGACCGGCTCGCGGCCGAGCGCGCCGAGGTCGCTGCCGGTCTCGAGCGCGAGCTCGCCGAGGCGCGCGCCGAGCGCGCCGACCGCACGGTCGCCGTGCCCGCGGACCTGCTCGCCCTCTACGACCGCCAGCGCGAGCGCTACGGCATCGGCGCGACGCTGCTGCAGCACCGCACGTCGGCCGCCTCGGGCGTCGAGCTCAACGCGTCGGAGCTGCACCAGATCCGCCAGACGCCCGACGACGAGGTCATCCTCGACCCGAACTCGTCGGCGATCCTCGTGCGCACGGAGGAGAGCGGGCTGTAG
- a CDS encoding Nif3-like dinuclear metal center hexameric protein produces the protein MTSVAEVQRAVESLWPAATAEDWDAVGLIAGDPADAVSRVLLAVDAVDATAAEAVARGADLLLVHHPLLLRGATSVAATTPAGRVITRLVRERVALLAAHTNADAVDRGTSGELATMLGLTGLAPIVVNRVDASLGLGRVGDLPQPIALGELVRTLAGLLPAVAGGLRAVGDPAQHVQRIAICGGAGDSLLRERAVAGADVYITSDLRHHPASDARERHGAGEGPALVDVSHWASESLWLRPAAEQLRAALPGVEVLVSDIRTDPWDFAVPQEEHAWH, from the coding sequence ATGACGAGCGTCGCCGAGGTCCAGCGCGCGGTCGAGTCGCTCTGGCCGGCTGCGACCGCCGAGGACTGGGACGCGGTCGGGCTCATCGCCGGCGACCCGGCCGATGCCGTGTCGCGCGTGCTGCTCGCCGTCGACGCGGTCGACGCGACCGCCGCAGAGGCCGTCGCCCGCGGCGCCGACCTGCTGCTCGTGCACCACCCGCTGCTGCTGCGCGGCGCGACGAGCGTCGCCGCGACCACCCCCGCGGGCCGGGTCATCACCCGGCTCGTGCGAGAGCGCGTCGCGCTGCTCGCCGCGCACACGAACGCCGACGCCGTCGACCGCGGCACGAGCGGCGAGCTCGCGACGATGCTCGGCCTCACCGGCCTCGCACCCATCGTCGTCAACCGCGTCGACGCGTCGCTCGGGCTCGGCCGCGTCGGCGACCTGCCGCAGCCCATCGCGCTCGGCGAGCTCGTCCGCACGCTCGCGGGCCTGCTGCCGGCCGTCGCCGGCGGCCTGCGCGCCGTGGGCGACCCCGCCCAGCACGTGCAGCGCATCGCCATCTGCGGCGGCGCCGGCGACTCGCTGCTGCGCGAGCGCGCCGTCGCGGGCGCCGACGTCTACATCACGAGCGACCTCCGGCACCACCCGGCATCGGATGCGCGCGAGCGCCACGGCGCGGGCGAGGGCCCCGCGCTCGTCGACGTGTCGCACTGGGCGAGCGAGTCGCTGTGGCTGCGGCCCGCGGCCGAGCAGCTGCGCGCGGCGCTGCCGGGCGTCGAGGTGCTCGTGAGCGACATCAGGACGGACCCATGGGACTTCGCGGTCCCGCAGGAGGAGCACGCATGGCACTGA
- a CDS encoding SDR family NAD(P)-dependent oxidoreductase: protein MEIRGAAALVTGAASGLGAATAAALAARGALVVGLDLPAAIERAQSTQDGPQDGIRLVPGDVTVEADVQRAVDEASALGPLRIAVSCAGIATGKRLIGRDGPHDQAAFERTIAVNLFGTFQVLRLAAARIAETEPLDGRDGQRGIVVQTASVAAFDGQIGQAAYSASKGAVAAMTLPAARDLARHGIRVMTVAPGVVDTPMMAGIGTEVRDALEATVPFPARLARPDEFAQLVVAVVEHDYLNGETIRMDGALRMPPR, encoded by the coding sequence GTGGAGATCCGTGGTGCTGCCGCGCTCGTGACGGGCGCCGCGTCCGGACTGGGCGCCGCGACCGCCGCCGCCCTCGCCGCTCGCGGCGCGCTCGTGGTCGGGCTCGACCTGCCCGCCGCGATCGAGCGCGCGCAGTCGACCCAGGACGGGCCGCAGGACGGCATCCGCCTCGTGCCGGGCGACGTGACGGTGGAGGCCGACGTGCAGCGCGCGGTCGACGAGGCATCGGCGCTCGGCCCGCTCCGCATCGCCGTCTCGTGCGCCGGGATCGCGACCGGCAAGCGGCTCATCGGCCGCGACGGCCCGCACGACCAGGCCGCGTTCGAGCGCACGATCGCCGTCAACCTCTTCGGCACCTTCCAGGTGCTGCGACTCGCGGCTGCGCGGATCGCCGAGACGGAGCCGCTCGACGGCCGGGACGGCCAGCGCGGCATCGTCGTGCAGACCGCATCCGTCGCCGCGTTCGACGGGCAGATCGGGCAGGCCGCGTACAGCGCCTCGAAGGGCGCGGTCGCCGCGATGACGCTCCCGGCCGCGCGCGACCTGGCCCGGCACGGCATCCGCGTGATGACCGTCGCGCCAGGGGTCGTCGACACCCCGATGATGGCCGGCATCGGCACCGAGGTGCGCGACGCGCTCGAGGCGACCGTGCCGTTCCCCGCCCGGCTCGCGCGGCCGGACGAGTTCGCGCAGCTCGTCGTCGCGGTGGTCGAGCACGACTACCTCAACGGCGAGACCATCCGCATGGACGGCGCGCTGCGGATGCCGCCCCGCTGA